The following coding sequences are from one Nicotiana tomentosiformis chromosome 3, ASM39032v3, whole genome shotgun sequence window:
- the LOC138907532 gene encoding uncharacterized protein: MAKSSTGETFFSLVYGAEEALIPVEVGDPTLRYFRANEEINNEAMLVNLELLDECRDLVHIRMATQKERIERYYNRRANLCYFKVGDLVLRKVTQNTRERNKGKLGPTWEVLYQVSAITGKGSYELENQDGEKLPNNWNVAHLKRYYC; this comes from the coding sequence atggCCAAATCGAGCACGGGAGAGACTTTTTTCTCCCTTGTGTACGGAGCAGAAGAAGCcttgatcccggtggaagtaggggatcCTACCCTGAGATACTTCCGGGCGAATGAAGAAATaaacaatgaagcaatgttgGTCAATTTGGAGTTGCTTGATGAATGCAGGGACTTGGTGCATATAAGGATGGCAACTCAAAaggagagaatagaaagatattacaatcgaagggccaacctatgttatttcaaagtgggagacttggtgttaaggaaagtgactcaaaacacccgggaacGCAATaaagggaagctaggtccaacatgggaagtcCTCTACcaggtttcagctatcaccggaaaaggatcatatgagttggagaatcaagatggagaaaagttgccaaacaactggaacgtggcacacctcaagagatactattgctga
- the LOC104104366 gene encoding kinesin-like protein KIN-7D, mitochondrial isoform X2: MAASSSRGRSSSPFHYRKPSSPFSSSSSSNSFMNGRLMPRSSSSSTTSFFGSGSRSMTPSRNRTYLASSRGYGNRSPVNYPPAEDLIGEPVDMSRSGESISVTVRFRPLSEREYQKGDEIAWYADGDKIVRNEYNPATAYAFDRVFGPDTGTQEVYEVAARPVVKAAMEGINGTVFAYGVTSSGKTHTMHGDHNSPGIIPLAIKDVFSIIQDTPGCEFLLRVSYLEIYNEVINDLLDPTGQNLRVREDNQGTYVEGIKEEVVLSPGHALSFIAAGEEHRHVGSNNFNLFSSRSHTIFTLMIESSAHGDEYDGVIFSQLNLIDLAGSESSKTETTGLRRKEGSYINKSLLTLGTVIGKLSEGKASHVPYRDSKLTRLLQTSLSGHGHVSLICTVTPASSNMEETHNTLKFASRAKRVEIYASRNKIIDEKSLIKKYQREISCLKEELDQLRRGMLVGVNPVELLTLKQQLEEGQVKMQSRLEEEEEAKAALMSRIQRLTKLILVSSKNSIPGYLGDVAGPQRSHPPSEDDMDSSMLIDGENQKDPSACTSDLKHRRSSSKWNDDISQVGSAMTESAQEGISMSDQMDLLVEQVKMLAGEIAFSTSTLKRLVEQSVDDPESSKTQIQNLEHEIQEKRKQMRMLEQRIVESGEASVANASLVEMQQTLMKLMTHCSEKSFELEIKSADNRILQEQLQNKSLENKELQEKICHLERQLAVKAEQSFPSSEKCLSDEYVDELRRRIQSQDIENDKLKLEHIQIAEENSGLRVQNQKLSEEASYAKELASAAAVELKNLAAEVTKLSLQNAKLEKEMLAAREMSNSRSSIAQTGNVSNRKHGENIRPGRKSRVSGRGSEFAGAIHDDFDTWDLDPEDLKMELQARKQRETLLEAALAEKEIVEDEYRKKVEEGKRREASLENDLANMWVLVAQLKKENNARQDSKLAADWQNGGEDNLINPEINDGDHKDPIPDVSQDGDHTNAAAEVTKEEPLVARLKARMQEMKEKEHRYLGNGDANSHICKVCFESPTAAMLLPCRHFCLCRSCSLACVECPICRTKIADRIFAFT, encoded by the exons ATGGCTGCTTCCTCGTCTCGAGGACGAAGTAGCTCGCCGTTTCACTATCGTAAGCCATCGAGTCCATTTTCATCTTCATCGTCTTCAAATTCCTTCATGAATGGTCGGCTCATGCCTCGATCGAGCTCCTCTTCAACGACATCCTTCTTTGGCTCCGGCTCCAGATCCATGACTCCGAGTCGCAACCGAACCTATTTGGCTTCTTCGCGAGGTTACGGGAACCGCTCGCCGGTTAATTATCCGCCGGCTGAGGATTTAATTGGTGAACCGGTGGATATGTCCAGATCAGGAGAGAGTATTTCGGTCACTGTTAGGTTTCGGCCGTTGAG TGAAAGAGAATATCAGAAAGGCGATGAAATCGCGTGGTATGCTGATGGTGACAAAATCGTACGGAATGAGTATAATCCGGCAACAGCTTATGCCTTTG ATAGAGTATTTGGACCTGATACGGGTACCCAGGAGGTTTACGAAGTAGCTGCTCGACCTGTGGTCAAGGCTGCAATGGAAGGCATAAACG GCACAGTTTTTGCTTATGGTGTTACAAGTAGTGGCAAGACACATACTATGCAT GGAGATCATAATTCTCCAGGTATAATTCCGTTGGCGATAAAGGATGTTTTTAGCATCATTCAAGAT ACTCCTGGATGTGAGTTCTTACTTCGTGTATCATATCTTGAAATCTATAACGAG GTTATCAACGACTTGCTGGATCCAACTGGCCAGAATCTGCGTGTCAGGGAAGATAATCAG GGTACTTATGTTGAAGGTATAAAGGAGGAAGTTGTTTTATCACCTGGGCATGCACTTTCTTTCATTGCTGCAGGGGAAG AGCATCGTCATGTTggttcaaacaatttcaatttgTTTAGTAGCCGTAGTCACACAATATTTACCCTG ATGATTGAAAGTAGTGCTCATGGGGATGAATATGATGGAGTGATCTTCTCACAGCTT AACTTGATTGATTTAGCTGGATCTGAGAGCTCTAAAACTGAAACAACGGGATTGCGGAGAAAGGAAGGATCATATATAAACAAAAGTCTTCTGACTCTTGGAACT GTCATTGGAAAATTAAGTGAAGGGAAGGCATCTCATGTTCCTTATCGGGATTCTAAACTTACTCGGCTACTCCAGACTTCACTGAGTGGGCATGGACATGTGTCT CTCATATGTACTGTTACTCCTGCATCGAGCAATATGGAGGAAACACACAATACGTTAAAGTTTGCAAGCAGGGCTAAACGTGTGGAGATTTATGCATCACGCAACAAG ATTATTGATGAGAAATCCCTGATTAAGAAATATCAAAGGGAAATTTCGTGTCTTAAAGAAGAGCTTGATCAACTAAGAAGGGGGATGCTTGTAGGTGTCAATCCTGTAGAACTTTTGACTTTGAAACAGCAG TTGGAAGAAGGGCAAGTGAAAATGCAATCAAGACTGGAAGAGGAGGAGGAAGCCAAGGCAGCTCTAATGAGCAGGATACAGAGGCTAACTAAACTGATCCTTGTTTCTTCAAAAAATTCAATCCCTGGGTATTTGGGTGATGTTGCTGGGCCTCAGAGGAGTCATCCTCCTTCTGAAGATGAT ATGGACAGTTCTATGCTTATAGATGGTGAGAATCAGAAAGACCCTTCAGCATGTACTTCTGATCTCAAACACAGAAGATCTTCTAGCAAGTGGAATGATGATATATCTCAGGTTGGGAGTGCAATGACTGAATCAGCTCAG GAAGGAATTTCAATGTCAGATCAGATGGACCTCCTCGTAGAACAAGTCAAGATGCTTGCTGGAGAGATTGCATTCAGCACCAGTACATTGAAGCGCTTAGTTGAGCAGTCCGTAGATGATCCAGAGAGTTCAAAAACACAA ATTCAAAATTTAGAGCATGAAATTCAAGAAAAGAGAAAGCAAATGAGGATGTTGGAACAGCGTATTGTTGAAAGTGGTGAAGCATCAGTTGCCAATGCATCTTTAGTCGAAATGCAACAG ACTTTGATGAAATTGATGACACACTGTAGTGAGAAGAGTTTTGAGCTTGAG ATCAAATCCGCAGATAATCGGATTCTCCAGGAACAGCTGCAAAACAAG AGCTTAGAGAACAAGGAACTACAAGAAAAGATTTGTCATCTTGAACGGCAGCTAGCTGTCAAGGCAGAACAATCGTTTCCCTCATCAGAAAAATGTCTATCTGATGAATATGTTGATGAGCTTAGAAGGAGAATTCAGTCCCAG GATATTGAGAATGACAAACTAAAGCTGGAACATATTCAGATTGCAGAGGAGAACAGTGGGTTGCGTGTGCAGAACCAGAAATTGTCAGAGGAAGCTTCATATGCAAAAGAATTAGCATCTGCTGCTGCTGTTGAACTGAAAAATTTAGCTGCTGAAGTCACAAAGCTCTCGTTACAGAATGCAAAACTAGAAAAAGAAATGTTAGCTGCTCGAGAGATGTCGAATTCTAGGAGTTCCATTGCACAAACTGGTAATGTTAGTAACAGAAAGCATGGTGAAAACATAAGACCAGGGCGTAAAAGCCGGGTCTCTGGCCGAGGAAGTGAATTTGCAGGAGCGATTCATGATGACTTTGACACGTGGGACCTAGATCCTGAAGATCTAAAGATGGAGTTGCAAGCAAGAAAACAACGTGAGACACTTCTTGAGGCTGCCTTGGCTGAGAAGGAAATTGTGGAAGATGAGTACAGGAAAAAAGTTGAGGAGGGAAAGAGAAGGGAGGCTtctttagaaaatgatttggcAAATATGTGGGTGCTTGTTGCTCAgctaaagaaagaaaataatgcTAGGCAAGACTCAAAGCTGGCAGCTGACTGGCAGAATGGTGGAGAAGACAATTTGATTAATCCAGAAATTAATGATGGTGACCACAAGGACCCCATCCCTGATGTTAGCCAAGACGGGGATCATACAAATGCAGCTGCTGAGGTTACGAAGGAAGAACCTCTCGTCGCCCGCTTGAAG GCTCGAATGCAAGAAATGAAGGAGAAGGAACACAGGTACTTGGGTAATGGTGATGCAAATTCACATATATGTAAAGTGTGTTTTGAGTCGCCTACTGCTGCAATGCTTCTTCCTTGCCGACATTTTTGCT TGTGCAGGTCTTGTTCCCTTGCCTGCGTTGAGTGTCCAATCTGTCGGACAAAAATTGCAGATAGGATTTTTGCTTTTACTTGA
- the LOC138907531 gene encoding uncharacterized protein, translated as MAREKRPRTQDYAPMGTLSFGDKDTEGVIQPHNDALVISVLVNKTKIKRVLIDPGSSANIIRLKVVEHLGLQDQIVPATLVLNGFNMACETTKGEIVLPINVAGTVQEAKFHVIEGDMRYNALFGRPWIHNMRVVPSGDVKMVYGEQPAVKEMFAVDKAKPVSSLSPIKGSGLEGERDTK; from the coding sequence atggcgAGGGAAAAGCGacctcggactcaagattacgcacccatggggactctgTCCTTTGGTGACAAGGATacagagggggtcatccaacctcacaatgacgcgctggtaatatccgtacttgtaaataaaactaaaattaagcgtgtgttaatcgacccaggtagctcggccaacatcatccgattgaaggtagtggaGCATCTTGGCCTgcaggatcagatcgtacctgcaactctggtcctaaacgggttcaatatggcatgcgaaaccaccaaaggggagATAGTCTTACCAATAAATGTGGCCGGAACCGTCCAGGAagcaaagtttcacgtgatcgaaggcgatatgaggtataacgcccttttcggaaggccatggatccacaacatgagagttgtgccTTCGGGAGATGTCAAaatggtgtacggagaacaaccagctgtgaaagaaatgttcgccgtcgacaaAGCTAAACCAGTGTCCTCACTTTCACCGATTAAAGGATCGGGCctggaaggagaacgggacaccaaatag
- the LOC104104366 gene encoding kinesin-like protein KIN-7D, mitochondrial isoform X1: MAASSSRGRSSSPFHYRKPSSPFSSSSSSNSFMNGRLMPRSSSSSTTSFFGSGSRSMTPSRNRTYLASSRGYGNRSPVNYPPAEDLIGEPVDMSRSGESISVTVRFRPLSEREYQKGDEIAWYADGDKIVRNEYNPATAYAFDRVFGPDTGTQEVYEVAARPVVKAAMEGINGTVFAYGVTSSGKTHTMHGDHNSPGIIPLAIKDVFSIIQDTPGCEFLLRVSYLEIYNEVINDLLDPTGQNLRVREDNQGTYVEGIKEEVVLSPGHALSFIAAGEEHRHVGSNNFNLFSSRSHTIFTLMIESSAHGDEYDGVIFSQLNLIDLAGSESSKTETTGLRRKEGSYINKSLLTLGTVIGKLSEGKASHVPYRDSKLTRLLQTSLSGHGHVSLICTVTPASSNMEETHNTLKFASRAKRVEIYASRNKIIDEKSLIKKYQREISCLKEELDQLRRGMLVGVNPVELLTLKQQLEEGQVKMQSRLEEEEEAKAALMSRIQRLTKLILVSSKNSIPGYLGDVAGPQRSHPPSEDDKMDSSMLIDGENQKDPSACTSDLKHRRSSSKWNDDISQVGSAMTESAQEGISMSDQMDLLVEQVKMLAGEIAFSTSTLKRLVEQSVDDPESSKTQIQNLEHEIQEKRKQMRMLEQRIVESGEASVANASLVEMQQTLMKLMTHCSEKSFELEIKSADNRILQEQLQNKSLENKELQEKICHLERQLAVKAEQSFPSSEKCLSDEYVDELRRRIQSQDIENDKLKLEHIQIAEENSGLRVQNQKLSEEASYAKELASAAAVELKNLAAEVTKLSLQNAKLEKEMLAAREMSNSRSSIAQTGNVSNRKHGENIRPGRKSRVSGRGSEFAGAIHDDFDTWDLDPEDLKMELQARKQRETLLEAALAEKEIVEDEYRKKVEEGKRREASLENDLANMWVLVAQLKKENNARQDSKLAADWQNGGEDNLINPEINDGDHKDPIPDVSQDGDHTNAAAEVTKEEPLVARLKARMQEMKEKEHRYLGNGDANSHICKVCFESPTAAMLLPCRHFCLCRSCSLACVECPICRTKIADRIFAFT, from the exons ATGGCTGCTTCCTCGTCTCGAGGACGAAGTAGCTCGCCGTTTCACTATCGTAAGCCATCGAGTCCATTTTCATCTTCATCGTCTTCAAATTCCTTCATGAATGGTCGGCTCATGCCTCGATCGAGCTCCTCTTCAACGACATCCTTCTTTGGCTCCGGCTCCAGATCCATGACTCCGAGTCGCAACCGAACCTATTTGGCTTCTTCGCGAGGTTACGGGAACCGCTCGCCGGTTAATTATCCGCCGGCTGAGGATTTAATTGGTGAACCGGTGGATATGTCCAGATCAGGAGAGAGTATTTCGGTCACTGTTAGGTTTCGGCCGTTGAG TGAAAGAGAATATCAGAAAGGCGATGAAATCGCGTGGTATGCTGATGGTGACAAAATCGTACGGAATGAGTATAATCCGGCAACAGCTTATGCCTTTG ATAGAGTATTTGGACCTGATACGGGTACCCAGGAGGTTTACGAAGTAGCTGCTCGACCTGTGGTCAAGGCTGCAATGGAAGGCATAAACG GCACAGTTTTTGCTTATGGTGTTACAAGTAGTGGCAAGACACATACTATGCAT GGAGATCATAATTCTCCAGGTATAATTCCGTTGGCGATAAAGGATGTTTTTAGCATCATTCAAGAT ACTCCTGGATGTGAGTTCTTACTTCGTGTATCATATCTTGAAATCTATAACGAG GTTATCAACGACTTGCTGGATCCAACTGGCCAGAATCTGCGTGTCAGGGAAGATAATCAG GGTACTTATGTTGAAGGTATAAAGGAGGAAGTTGTTTTATCACCTGGGCATGCACTTTCTTTCATTGCTGCAGGGGAAG AGCATCGTCATGTTggttcaaacaatttcaatttgTTTAGTAGCCGTAGTCACACAATATTTACCCTG ATGATTGAAAGTAGTGCTCATGGGGATGAATATGATGGAGTGATCTTCTCACAGCTT AACTTGATTGATTTAGCTGGATCTGAGAGCTCTAAAACTGAAACAACGGGATTGCGGAGAAAGGAAGGATCATATATAAACAAAAGTCTTCTGACTCTTGGAACT GTCATTGGAAAATTAAGTGAAGGGAAGGCATCTCATGTTCCTTATCGGGATTCTAAACTTACTCGGCTACTCCAGACTTCACTGAGTGGGCATGGACATGTGTCT CTCATATGTACTGTTACTCCTGCATCGAGCAATATGGAGGAAACACACAATACGTTAAAGTTTGCAAGCAGGGCTAAACGTGTGGAGATTTATGCATCACGCAACAAG ATTATTGATGAGAAATCCCTGATTAAGAAATATCAAAGGGAAATTTCGTGTCTTAAAGAAGAGCTTGATCAACTAAGAAGGGGGATGCTTGTAGGTGTCAATCCTGTAGAACTTTTGACTTTGAAACAGCAG TTGGAAGAAGGGCAAGTGAAAATGCAATCAAGACTGGAAGAGGAGGAGGAAGCCAAGGCAGCTCTAATGAGCAGGATACAGAGGCTAACTAAACTGATCCTTGTTTCTTCAAAAAATTCAATCCCTGGGTATTTGGGTGATGTTGCTGGGCCTCAGAGGAGTCATCCTCCTTCTGAAGATGAT AAGATGGACAGTTCTATGCTTATAGATGGTGAGAATCAGAAAGACCCTTCAGCATGTACTTCTGATCTCAAACACAGAAGATCTTCTAGCAAGTGGAATGATGATATATCTCAGGTTGGGAGTGCAATGACTGAATCAGCTCAG GAAGGAATTTCAATGTCAGATCAGATGGACCTCCTCGTAGAACAAGTCAAGATGCTTGCTGGAGAGATTGCATTCAGCACCAGTACATTGAAGCGCTTAGTTGAGCAGTCCGTAGATGATCCAGAGAGTTCAAAAACACAA ATTCAAAATTTAGAGCATGAAATTCAAGAAAAGAGAAAGCAAATGAGGATGTTGGAACAGCGTATTGTTGAAAGTGGTGAAGCATCAGTTGCCAATGCATCTTTAGTCGAAATGCAACAG ACTTTGATGAAATTGATGACACACTGTAGTGAGAAGAGTTTTGAGCTTGAG ATCAAATCCGCAGATAATCGGATTCTCCAGGAACAGCTGCAAAACAAG AGCTTAGAGAACAAGGAACTACAAGAAAAGATTTGTCATCTTGAACGGCAGCTAGCTGTCAAGGCAGAACAATCGTTTCCCTCATCAGAAAAATGTCTATCTGATGAATATGTTGATGAGCTTAGAAGGAGAATTCAGTCCCAG GATATTGAGAATGACAAACTAAAGCTGGAACATATTCAGATTGCAGAGGAGAACAGTGGGTTGCGTGTGCAGAACCAGAAATTGTCAGAGGAAGCTTCATATGCAAAAGAATTAGCATCTGCTGCTGCTGTTGAACTGAAAAATTTAGCTGCTGAAGTCACAAAGCTCTCGTTACAGAATGCAAAACTAGAAAAAGAAATGTTAGCTGCTCGAGAGATGTCGAATTCTAGGAGTTCCATTGCACAAACTGGTAATGTTAGTAACAGAAAGCATGGTGAAAACATAAGACCAGGGCGTAAAAGCCGGGTCTCTGGCCGAGGAAGTGAATTTGCAGGAGCGATTCATGATGACTTTGACACGTGGGACCTAGATCCTGAAGATCTAAAGATGGAGTTGCAAGCAAGAAAACAACGTGAGACACTTCTTGAGGCTGCCTTGGCTGAGAAGGAAATTGTGGAAGATGAGTACAGGAAAAAAGTTGAGGAGGGAAAGAGAAGGGAGGCTtctttagaaaatgatttggcAAATATGTGGGTGCTTGTTGCTCAgctaaagaaagaaaataatgcTAGGCAAGACTCAAAGCTGGCAGCTGACTGGCAGAATGGTGGAGAAGACAATTTGATTAATCCAGAAATTAATGATGGTGACCACAAGGACCCCATCCCTGATGTTAGCCAAGACGGGGATCATACAAATGCAGCTGCTGAGGTTACGAAGGAAGAACCTCTCGTCGCCCGCTTGAAG GCTCGAATGCAAGAAATGAAGGAGAAGGAACACAGGTACTTGGGTAATGGTGATGCAAATTCACATATATGTAAAGTGTGTTTTGAGTCGCCTACTGCTGCAATGCTTCTTCCTTGCCGACATTTTTGCT TGTGCAGGTCTTGTTCCCTTGCCTGCGTTGAGTGTCCAATCTGTCGGACAAAAATTGCAGATAGGATTTTTGCTTTTACTTGA